In Laspinema palackyanum D2c, a single window of DNA contains:
- a CDS encoding Uma2 family endonuclease, producing MTISTESFTSLPDHTQLPCEDGTFVQNFQEHPQSILLTDSILPVLDAKHPDGNYCIGQDSGIYWRITDPPLKGAKAPDWFYVPNVPPTLDGQPRRSYVLWQELMPPQIVIEFVSGNGAEERDKTPWEGKFWIYETVIRPAYYAIYEVQKASVEVYGLTIGRYELIPANERGHFPIPELGVELGIWSGLYGNMDLPWLRWWDSQGNLLLYGHEQAEQERQRAEQERQRADRLAARLRELGVDPEEFAD from the coding sequence ATGACTATTAGCACGGAATCGTTTACCTCCCTGCCCGATCATACCCAACTACCCTGTGAGGATGGCACCTTTGTGCAGAACTTTCAAGAACACCCACAAAGCATCCTCTTGACTGATTCAATTCTTCCGGTTCTGGATGCCAAACATCCCGATGGAAATTACTGCATCGGTCAAGATAGCGGCATTTACTGGCGAATCACCGACCCACCCCTGAAAGGTGCGAAAGCGCCGGATTGGTTCTATGTTCCCAATGTTCCTCCCACCTTGGACGGACAACCTCGCCGGTCCTATGTCTTGTGGCAAGAACTTATGCCACCCCAAATTGTCATTGAATTTGTTTCGGGGAATGGTGCCGAAGAACGAGATAAAACCCCTTGGGAAGGCAAGTTTTGGATCTATGAAACTGTGATTCGACCCGCCTATTATGCGATTTATGAAGTTCAAAAAGCCAGTGTGGAAGTCTATGGTCTCACCATCGGTCGCTATGAGTTAATTCCAGCCAATGAACGGGGTCATTTTCCCATTCCAGAACTGGGGGTGGAACTAGGAATTTGGTCGGGATTGTATGGCAACATGGACCTTCCTTGGTTACGCTGGTGGGACAGTCAAGGAAATTTGTTGTTATATGGTCACGAACAGGCTGAACAAGAACGCCAACGAGCCGAACAGGAACGCCAACGGGCCGATCGCCTTGCCGCCCGATTGCGGGAGTTGGGGGTTGACCCGGAGGAATTCGCTGATTAA
- a CDS encoding flotillin family protein — MQRIVQGSVSTPKPADSGVAIARKPQKEFSTLQIAQVDPSPATPQATTTDRLITIGGTIGLSILGFLIFLWILNKILCICKPNEILILSGLKRKTKEGHELGYRVTRHRTICIPILETVKRMDLTTMPVPVEVKNAYAKGGTPLNIQAIANVKISSNPEIVGNAIERFLDRDRTEIVRVARETLEGNLRGVVATLTPEELNEDRLRFAERITDDVQDDLQRLGLEIDTLKIQSVSDDVDYLSSIGRRQIAAIVRDAEIAESNAVAEAEAVEAQSEQESEVAKTLARMAIEEKNNELRKIQAELDQQARSEEERTKAAAKEARARAEQLLQSIRADLERLRLEADEVLPAEAARQAQELRSRGEAAVFEENAKAAAQVNDLFTEIWRETGTDAAEVFLIQQIEMVLREVANITQRVQIDRINVIDNGDGKSIASLVNAYPEIVGQFLDRVDRTLGIDVIGTLNRSNGDKPEVVEVKRV; from the coding sequence ATGCAACGGATTGTTCAAGGCTCTGTCTCAACTCCCAAACCCGCCGATTCTGGAGTGGCGATCGCCCGCAAACCCCAGAAGGAATTCTCCACCCTCCAAATTGCTCAAGTTGATCCATCCCCCGCTACTCCTCAAGCGACTACAACCGATCGATTAATTACTATCGGCGGGACGATTGGTTTATCAATTTTGGGGTTTTTGATATTTTTGTGGATTTTAAATAAAATTTTATGTATCTGTAAACCTAATGAGATTTTAATTTTATCGGGTTTGAAACGGAAAACTAAAGAAGGCCATGAATTAGGCTATCGAGTCACCCGCCATCGCACCATTTGTATCCCCATTTTAGAAACGGTTAAGCGGATGGATTTGACCACGATGCCGGTGCCAGTGGAGGTGAAAAATGCCTATGCGAAAGGGGGAACGCCGTTGAATATTCAAGCCATCGCTAATGTGAAAATTTCCAGCAATCCAGAAATCGTCGGCAATGCGATTGAACGCTTTCTGGACCGCGATCGCACGGAAATTGTCCGGGTCGCCCGCGAAACCTTAGAAGGCAATTTGCGGGGTGTTGTTGCGACCTTAACCCCTGAAGAACTCAACGAAGATCGCCTGCGATTTGCGGAACGAATTACTGATGATGTCCAGGATGATTTGCAACGGCTGGGATTAGAAATTGATACCTTAAAAATTCAAAGTGTCTCCGATGATGTAGACTACCTCAGTTCCATCGGACGCCGCCAAATTGCCGCGATCGTCCGGGATGCGGAAATTGCCGAATCCAATGCGGTGGCTGAAGCCGAAGCTGTAGAAGCGCAAAGTGAGCAAGAGTCTGAAGTCGCCAAAACCCTGGCAAGGATGGCGATCGAGGAAAAAAATAACGAACTGCGGAAAATCCAAGCCGAACTGGATCAACAGGCGCGATCGGAAGAAGAACGCACAAAAGCGGCCGCAAAAGAAGCCCGAGCAAGGGCCGAACAACTGCTACAAAGTATCCGTGCGGACCTAGAACGCCTCCGTTTAGAAGCCGATGAAGTGCTCCCCGCAGAAGCAGCGCGACAAGCACAAGAGCTGCGATCGCGCGGGGAAGCAGCCGTATTCGAGGAAAATGCCAAAGCTGCCGCACAAGTTAACGACCTGTTCACCGAAATCTGGCGAGAAACGGGCACTGATGCGGCCGAAGTCTTCTTAATCCAACAGATTGAAATGGTCCTGCGAGAGGTGGCAAATATTACCCAGCGTGTCCAGATTGATCGGATCAATGTGATTGACAATGGCGATGGCAAATCGATCGCCAGCTTAGTCAATGCCTATCCCGAAATCGTCGGACAATTCCTCGATCGCGTCGATCGCACCCTCGGCATCGATGTCATTGGCACCCTGAACCGCAGCAATGGCGACAAACCGGAAGTCGTTGAAGTAAAGCGAGTTTAG
- a CDS encoding Uma2 family endonuclease, with translation MNTTLAVPEISPLVLQMSPAIEMTDEQFFNFCQQNRGYRIERTSQGEIIIMPPTGSETGNRNFDLIIQLGIWTRQNKTGIGFDSSTGFTLPNGSIKSSDAAWIKLEKWNRLTPEQQQKFAPICPDFVVELRSPSDNLKRLQDKLQDYIEQGTLLGWLIDRQHQQVYIYRPDQPVDCLTQPTTLSEESVLPGFILDLSTIW, from the coding sequence ATGAATACCACCCTAGCGGTCCCTGAAATTTCTCCCTTGGTCCTGCAAATGTCTCCGGCGATCGAGATGACAGACGAACAATTTTTTAATTTTTGCCAACAAAACCGAGGCTATCGAATTGAACGCACCTCTCAAGGAGAAATTATTATTATGCCACCCACCGGGTCAGAAACGGGAAATCGCAACTTTGATTTGATTATCCAACTGGGAATCTGGACCCGACAAAACAAAACTGGAATCGGATTTGATTCTTCCACCGGCTTTACCCTTCCCAATGGCTCTATAAAATCCTCTGATGCAGCTTGGATAAAACTAGAAAAATGGAACCGTCTTACTCCAGAACAACAACAAAAATTTGCTCCAATATGTCCAGATTTTGTCGTTGAACTTCGGTCCCCCAGTGACAACTTGAAACGCCTGCAAGATAAACTGCAAGACTATATTGAGCAGGGAACATTACTCGGGTGGCTAATTGACCGCCAACACCAGCAAGTTTATATTTATCGTCCCGACCAACCTGTAGACTGTTTGACCCAACCCACCACCTTAAGCGAGGAGTCCGTTTTACCGGGATTTATCTTAGATTTATCCACCATTTGGTAA
- a CDS encoding acetoacetate decarboxylase family protein, translating to MPYPCAPWTLKGRAVQTLHPIDTRRVRSLVPSDLAIVEIFPGKTVGGVYCAKYGAGSTLLYNELIVVSALVRHRMQFGAWISHIYVDHPDSVAGGREIWGLPKELAQFTWEKDDRDRVMVRQGDRLLCSLDFSLKTFRFPIPFAFPSFSTLGSNLLLFPGELTSHIGLVESRLVIPPESPFSMLNLSNPWLTFSCEDLRLVAGAPKVIQERATTTPYAPA from the coding sequence ATGCCTTACCCCTGTGCACCTTGGACACTTAAAGGCCGTGCCGTGCAAACTCTCCATCCTATTGATACCCGTCGAGTGCGATCGCTGGTTCCCTCAGATTTGGCGATTGTAGAGATTTTCCCGGGAAAAACTGTGGGAGGGGTTTATTGTGCTAAATATGGGGCAGGGTCAACTTTATTATATAATGAATTAATTGTGGTTTCTGCATTAGTGCGCCACCGGATGCAGTTTGGGGCGTGGATTTCTCATATTTATGTGGATCATCCCGATTCGGTGGCTGGGGGTCGAGAAATTTGGGGATTGCCGAAAGAATTAGCCCAATTTACTTGGGAAAAAGACGATCGCGATCGCGTGATGGTTCGACAAGGCGATCGCCTGCTCTGTAGTCTCGATTTTAGCCTCAAAACCTTCCGATTCCCCATCCCCTTTGCCTTTCCCAGCTTTAGCACACTGGGTTCTAATTTACTCTTGTTTCCGGGGGAATTAACCTCTCATATTGGGTTAGTTGAGAGCAGATTGGTGATTCCCCCAGAAAGTCCTTTTTCGATGTTAAACTTGTCAAACCCTTGGCTGACTTTTTCTTGTGAAGACTTACGATTGGTTGCCGGTGCGCCAAAAGTGATTCAGGAAAGAGCAACTACCACCCCTTATGCTCCCGCATAG
- a CDS encoding zinc ribbon domain-containing protein has protein sequence MRQVFENAVEKFRREGEKVWQPNEENRRKQYEDALQDIGHFKDKFGLTKQAKMEEYAEKGLAGLEGSLIATIQRKTRFLGLDTIARLQEHLDELERRLARWTQKMRQTRDTFSHEADSQADSADALTINGIKLYDRQELNQLYQDLIEQYASSTEGSKSRYQTGLDGLCSNLSSQVLADSSPLWKQNRAAGETMRLFDVQQLAEVQEEDFQGIISEKSRNIINQAPNSSRIKRELAACDRLFKVFNNDAAEIRNQLAIAYSKSKPVILLNPAVMTGRDAGFTPATNTKVAVVGGRTPTDPAAMKLLPLLEERVGSSDAVTPLGEEERHRVVFVQEMGGFSLRCIDGMQELRHSYQDWKGQTIEAKRAQLKGESKDPPIPVHIQKEPPFWDIFPENPAVYQLVVLGRSLNVLRIEENRQTKENLVRYTRQTSIGSENVEISATWEEAVQVLEVNQCRGDREEIQRQVTAKLNAAETATQKQELYQHFMEYLTERQTELEKEGGKDSLIYKREAKIIQQAIETHQLHLAAGASSVPPATALTPVATPTDAPAQTHVFCTKCGTKNPVNSKFCFKCGNQLVSLS, from the coding sequence GTGCGTCAAGTCTTTGAAAATGCCGTAGAAAAGTTTCGGCGAGAAGGGGAGAAAGTCTGGCAACCTAATGAAGAAAATCGCCGCAAACAGTATGAGGATGCCTTACAAGATATCGGCCATTTTAAAGATAAATTTGGCTTGACCAAACAGGCTAAAATGGAGGAGTATGCAGAAAAGGGATTAGCGGGGTTGGAAGGGAGCTTAATTGCTACAATTCAGCGCAAAACGCGGTTTTTGGGGTTGGATACGATCGCCCGTTTACAGGAGCATTTAGACGAGTTAGAACGGCGATTGGCCCGCTGGACTCAGAAGATGCGCCAAACTCGCGATACTTTCTCCCATGAAGCGGATTCCCAAGCGGATAGTGCCGATGCGTTAACGATTAATGGGATTAAATTATACGATCGCCAAGAACTGAATCAACTCTATCAAGACTTGATTGAACAATATGCCAGTTCCACCGAAGGCAGCAAGAGTCGCTATCAAACCGGACTCGATGGACTCTGTAGTAATTTATCCAGTCAAGTCCTCGCCGATAGCAGTCCGTTATGGAAACAAAACCGGGCGGCAGGGGAAACTATGCGCCTATTTGATGTCCAACAATTAGCGGAAGTTCAGGAAGAGGATTTCCAAGGGATTATATCCGAAAAAAGCCGCAATATTATTAATCAGGCCCCGAATAGTAGCCGGATTAAACGGGAACTAGCAGCTTGCGATCGCCTGTTCAAAGTGTTTAATAATGATGCCGCTGAAATCCGCAATCAATTGGCGATCGCCTACAGTAAATCAAAACCCGTTATCCTCCTGAATCCTGCTGTCATGACAGGACGAGATGCCGGATTTACTCCCGCTACAAATACTAAAGTTGCAGTAGTCGGAGGGCGCACTCCCACGGACCCTGCTGCCATGAAACTTCTCCCCTTATTAGAGGAACGAGTCGGCAGTTCCGATGCGGTTACCCCATTAGGAGAAGAAGAACGACATCGGGTCGTTTTCGTGCAAGAAATGGGGGGATTTTCCTTGCGTTGTATTGATGGAATGCAGGAATTGCGCCACTCCTATCAAGACTGGAAAGGGCAAACCATTGAAGCAAAACGCGCCCAATTAAAAGGAGAAAGTAAAGACCCTCCGATTCCGGTTCATATCCAAAAAGAACCGCCCTTTTGGGATATTTTTCCCGAAAATCCGGCAGTATATCAATTGGTAGTTTTAGGGCGTTCTTTGAATGTTTTACGCATCGAAGAAAATCGTCAAACGAAAGAAAACCTAGTCCGTTATACTCGCCAAACCTCCATCGGCAGTGAAAACGTGGAGATCTCTGCCACTTGGGAAGAAGCAGTACAAGTGCTAGAAGTCAATCAATGCCGAGGCGATCGCGAGGAAATTCAGCGCCAAGTTACTGCCAAACTGAACGCCGCTGAAACAGCAACCCAAAAGCAGGAATTGTATCAACATTTCATGGAGTATTTGACGGAACGACAAACGGAATTGGAGAAAGAAGGCGGCAAAGATAGCTTGATTTATAAGCGAGAAGCCAAAATCATCCAACAGGCGATCGAAACCCATCAATTGCATCTCGCTGCCGGTGCATCTTCTGTCCCTCCAGCAACCGCCCTCACCCCCGTTGCTACCCCCACTGATGCACCGGCACAAACCCATGTATTCTGCACTAAATGCGGCACTAAAAACCCGGTTAATTCTAAGTTTTGTTTTAAGTGCGGCAATCAATTAGTGTCTTTGAGTTAG
- a CDS encoding Uma2 family endonuclease, giving the protein MMIPTAKRFTIQEYHRLTELGFFQEGDRVELIQGKILQMAAKGTAHTTVTKRLLRALGQRLGERATLQIQDPLFLAPNSEPEPDIALVKNRADDYFSGHPTPEDVILVIEIADSSLRYDREVKLPLYAKSGIADYWIFNLVNNTLECYSEPYQDNRESFGYRQRRIVLPNEQVPLPSFSDILLDLVEIFPPQS; this is encoded by the coding sequence ATGATGATTCCTACGGCTAAACGGTTCACGATTCAGGAATATCACCGCCTCACGGAATTGGGCTTTTTCCAGGAGGGCGATCGCGTTGAACTGATTCAAGGAAAAATTCTTCAGATGGCAGCTAAAGGGACCGCCCATACTACGGTTACGAAACGGTTACTCAGAGCGTTAGGGCAACGGTTGGGAGAGCGTGCTACACTGCAAATTCAAGATCCTTTATTTCTGGCACCCAATAGTGAACCCGAACCGGATATTGCGCTGGTGAAAAATCGTGCAGATGACTATTTCTCGGGACATCCCACCCCAGAGGATGTCATCCTGGTGATTGAAATTGCTGATTCTTCTTTACGTTACGATCGCGAGGTGAAATTGCCCCTCTATGCCAAGTCAGGGATTGCTGACTATTGGATTTTTAATTTAGTCAACAATACCCTGGAATGCTACAGTGAACCCTATCAGGATAATCGGGAAAGTTTTGGCTATCGTCAGCGTCGAATTGTTTTACCCAATGAACAGGTTCCTTTGCCCAGTTTTTCAGATATATTATTGGATTTGGTGGAAATATTTCCCCCTCAAAGTTAG
- the malQ gene encoding 4-alpha-glucanotransferase codes for MSFPRSSGILLHPTSFPSRYGIGDFGAQAYQFVDFLAESGQQLWQVLPLSPTGYGNSPYMSYSAFAGNPMLICPEHLQQKGLLSEEDLVQIPDFPKDYVDFEKVIPVKMKWFKTAYQNFKNNATAEQHQELEKFCDRTAYWIEDYALFMALKEKHHSAAWNSWEPIAVRKHQPEALETVRQELSDRISFYKFLQFEFDQQWQALKEYANEKNVQIVGDIPIYVAHDSADVWAHSELFYLEEQTGETSLMAGVPPDYFAPETGQLWGNPVYNWEKLKETEFEWWVERFRTTFDAVNLLRIDHFRGFEAFWAVPKGEKTAKNGQWLKGPGIEFFEVIGNKLGKLPIIAEDLGLITPEVDALREHFDFPGMKILQFAFETHPELHFLPHNYKNQNFVVYPGTHDNDTTVGWYQQLPAEAKEKLWRYLDKPQSAEKEIHWELIRLGWSTIANQAITQLQDVLGLGNDARMNAPGKSEGNWSWRYQPEDLSPELRSRLKTLTATYQRLPE; via the coding sequence ATGTCTTTTCCTAGAAGCAGCGGTATTTTATTACATCCCACCTCCTTTCCCAGTCGATATGGTATCGGAGACTTCGGGGCGCAAGCGTATCAGTTTGTTGACTTTCTCGCTGAAAGTGGACAACAACTCTGGCAAGTTTTACCCTTGAGTCCAACAGGGTATGGCAATTCCCCCTATATGTCCTATTCCGCCTTTGCCGGAAATCCCATGTTGATTTGTCCAGAACATCTGCAACAAAAAGGGTTGCTTTCTGAAGAAGATTTAGTCCAAATTCCGGATTTTCCAAAAGACTATGTGGACTTTGAGAAGGTGATTCCGGTTAAGATGAAATGGTTCAAAACCGCTTATCAAAATTTTAAAAACAACGCCACGGCTGAACAGCATCAGGAACTTGAAAAATTTTGCGATCGCACCGCTTATTGGATTGAGGACTATGCCTTATTCATGGCCCTCAAAGAGAAACATCATAGTGCCGCCTGGAACTCCTGGGAACCCATAGCAGTCCGAAAACACCAACCCGAAGCCTTAGAAACCGTTCGCCAAGAACTCAGCGATCGCATTAGTTTTTATAAATTTTTGCAATTTGAATTTGACCAACAATGGCAAGCCTTAAAAGAGTATGCTAACGAAAAAAATGTTCAAATTGTTGGCGATATTCCCATTTATGTCGCTCATGATAGCGCCGATGTCTGGGCCCATTCTGAACTATTTTATTTAGAAGAACAAACCGGAGAAACTTCCCTGATGGCAGGAGTTCCGCCGGATTATTTTGCTCCGGAAACCGGGCAGCTTTGGGGAAATCCAGTTTATAATTGGGAGAAATTAAAAGAGACTGAATTCGAGTGGTGGGTGGAACGCTTTAGAACCACCTTTGATGCCGTCAACTTATTGCGAATTGACCATTTTCGGGGATTTGAAGCATTTTGGGCAGTCCCGAAAGGAGAAAAAACCGCCAAAAATGGGCAATGGTTAAAAGGACCGGGAATAGAGTTTTTTGAAGTGATTGGTAACAAATTAGGCAAACTTCCTATTATTGCCGAAGATTTGGGACTGATTACCCCAGAAGTGGATGCACTGCGAGAGCATTTTGATTTTCCCGGCATGAAAATTTTACAATTTGCCTTTGAGACTCATCCCGAACTACATTTTCTGCCTCATAACTACAAAAATCAAAATTTTGTGGTTTATCCAGGAACCCATGACAATGATACCACCGTGGGATGGTATCAACAACTACCAGCAGAAGCGAAAGAAAAACTCTGGCGTTATTTAGATAAACCGCAATCGGCAGAAAAAGAAATTCATTGGGAGTTAATTCGTTTAGGATGGAGTACCATCGCGAATCAAGCCATTACGCAACTCCAAGATGTTTTAGGATTAGGAAACGACGCGCGCATGAATGCACCGGGTAAATCCGAAGGGAATTGGTCCTGGCGTTACCAACCGGAAGATTTATCTCCGGAACTTCGCAGTCGCCTGAAAACCTTAACAGCAACTTATCAACGGCTGCCTGAATAA
- a CDS encoding flotillin family protein, with amino-acid sequence MEVILGLLAILGAAGGAGALVINNLYYICQPSEVLIFAGSARPLDEHRMAGYRLVKGGSSIRLPLLERAYRMDLTNMIIELRVTNAYSKGGIPLKVEGVANIKIAGTEPTIHNAIERLLGKTRKEIEKIAQETLEGNLRGVLASLTPEQINEDKIAFAKSLLEEAEDDLEKLGLVLDNLQIQNISDDVRYLDSIGRKQRAELVRDARIAEARAKAQSVIRTAENDQSTSIKRIASQVEMTRAEANRRIQDAKTIRAALVAEAEAEIGSEVARTQADVAVQTERIKQVEQQLQADVVAPAEAQCKRAIAEAKGKASEIIEDGRAQAMGTKRLAESWKAAGPAAREIFLLQKLEPLLKTMVSTVPNVRIQNLTSIDTTNGNTAGKMASFLEQLRASTGVDVAGVVRNFGSGDRTEAQELSPSNPPKLPDTPILSAAAPVAQKVPGTKTTTAKEAVTPMNALYAEVQAFLENLSQGKPSSAVAERAIEQHINFNPNLKKQLQRLKELGGTEAVRAVFDHPSIQVPVGMIEGWIGK; translated from the coding sequence ATGGAAGTTATTCTAGGATTACTGGCGATTTTAGGTGCAGCCGGTGGCGCAGGTGCACTGGTCATCAACAATCTGTATTACATCTGTCAACCTAGTGAAGTGCTAATTTTTGCTGGGAGTGCGCGTCCCCTGGATGAGCATCGCATGGCAGGATATCGTTTGGTGAAAGGGGGAAGCAGCATTCGCCTCCCCTTGTTAGAACGCGCCTACCGCATGGATCTCACTAACATGATCATCGAACTGCGGGTGACCAATGCCTACTCTAAAGGCGGCATTCCCCTGAAAGTAGAAGGGGTAGCAAATATAAAAATTGCCGGAACTGAACCGACAATCCACAATGCGATCGAGCGATTATTGGGCAAAACCCGCAAAGAAATCGAGAAAATCGCCCAAGAAACCCTAGAGGGAAATTTGCGCGGCGTCTTAGCTTCCTTAACTCCGGAACAGATTAATGAAGATAAAATTGCCTTTGCCAAAAGCTTGCTGGAGGAAGCCGAGGACGATTTAGAAAAGTTAGGCTTAGTGTTGGATAACCTGCAAATCCAAAATATCTCCGATGATGTGCGATACTTGGATTCCATCGGACGGAAACAGCGAGCAGAATTGGTCCGGGATGCTCGAATTGCCGAAGCTAGAGCCAAAGCCCAGTCTGTGATTCGCACCGCAGAAAATGACCAAAGTACCTCGATTAAGCGAATTGCCAGCCAAGTTGAAATGACTCGCGCCGAAGCGAATCGCCGCATTCAAGATGCGAAGACAATTCGGGCTGCATTAGTGGCTGAAGCCGAAGCGGAGATTGGCTCAGAAGTGGCGCGAACTCAGGCGGATGTCGCCGTGCAAACCGAGCGCATCAAGCAAGTGGAGCAACAGTTACAAGCGGATGTGGTGGCACCGGCTGAGGCACAATGTAAGCGGGCGATCGCCGAAGCGAAAGGGAAGGCATCTGAAATCATTGAAGACGGCCGAGCTCAAGCAATGGGGACAAAACGCCTTGCCGAATCCTGGAAAGCTGCCGGACCCGCAGCGCGCGAGATTTTCCTGTTGCAAAAATTGGAACCGCTTCTCAAGACAATGGTTTCTACGGTCCCAAATGTGAGAATCCAAAATCTGACCTCTATCGATACCACAAACGGCAATACTGCCGGGAAAATGGCATCATTTTTGGAGCAGTTGCGGGCGAGTACCGGGGTAGATGTGGCGGGAGTTGTGCGAAATTTCGGGTCTGGTGACAGAACAGAGGCGCAAGAGTTGAGTCCCTCTAATCCTCCTAAGTTACCTGATACACCTATCCTATCAGCAGCAGCACCTGTTGCACAAAAGGTTCCTGGGACCAAGACGACGACAGCCAAAGAAGCGGTCACTCCGATGAATGCGTTGTATGCTGAAGTGCAGGCATTTTTGGAAAACCTCTCCCAAGGAAAGCCTTCTTCAGCAGTCGCCGAACGGGCGATCGAGCAACATATTAATTTCAATCCTAATCTGAAAAAACAGTTACAACGCTTGAAGGAACTCGGAGGAACGGAAGCAGTCCGAGCCGTATTTGACCATCCCAGCATTCAGGTTCCCGTCGGCATGATTGAAGGGTGGATTGGGAAGTAA
- a CDS encoding tubulin-like doman-containing protein — protein sequence MAAVDEKSMVPTVLVGVGGTGHEVLSRVRRLVEETYGSLANFPLISFLVIDTDKEYKVSSSVAAGSAFKDHEKYWASVSGRQVRDMMSNMQNYPWIERWFPTELERNISAIEAGAGQIRGCGRFAFFCNYHGIQKAFERSCDRIKGHENYMLDRYGIKVVTSGINVFVIGSLSGGTGSGMLIDIGYCINHWLKGQGSPMVTAIAPLPAAFATINVGDRVLANGYAAMMELSYFSDYRTEYLAQYSASLLDEVRSNRAPFDFTYLVGTKNGDSEFTLDQIRELISQNIFLDLTSDFAPHKRSIRDNIKGAWAQADPGGRGYPKNFMSFGLSTIEIPIAQIRTSLSNRLAADFVSWWLNESVLLPPQTFELVQNDILKRMRLTDMELLTDLGAAGDKSYVAEISSFVNSIRSEITRENLLQCTQQGVMGVAGTEKGKILQFGEFLQEKVEEYRANHLRELSPDERLHGDFLQKMYDNRNRIIQQGRQAL from the coding sequence ATGGCAGCAGTTGATGAAAAAAGTATGGTTCCCACTGTCCTCGTGGGCGTGGGGGGAACGGGACATGAAGTCCTCTCCAGAGTCCGGCGTTTAGTAGAGGAAACTTACGGAAGTTTAGCGAATTTTCCGTTAATTAGCTTTCTGGTCATTGATACGGATAAAGAATATAAGGTCAGCAGTTCGGTGGCGGCGGGTTCGGCATTTAAAGACCATGAAAAATACTGGGCCAGTGTCAGTGGGCGGCAGGTGCGGGATATGATGTCAAATATGCAGAATTATCCCTGGATTGAACGCTGGTTTCCCACGGAATTGGAACGGAATATTAGTGCCATTGAAGCGGGGGCGGGACAAATTCGCGGCTGTGGTCGGTTTGCGTTTTTCTGCAACTATCATGGGATTCAGAAAGCCTTTGAACGGTCTTGCGATCGCATTAAAGGTCACGAAAATTATATGCTCGATCGCTACGGCATTAAAGTCGTAACTTCAGGGATTAATGTGTTTGTGATTGGGTCTCTGTCTGGGGGAACCGGCAGTGGAATGTTGATTGATATCGGCTATTGTATCAATCATTGGCTGAAAGGACAAGGGAGCCCAATGGTAACAGCGATCGCCCCATTACCCGCTGCCTTTGCTACCATTAACGTAGGCGATCGCGTCCTCGCCAATGGATATGCTGCCATGATGGAATTGAGCTATTTTTCCGACTATCGCACGGAATACTTAGCCCAGTATAGTGCCAGCTTACTCGACGAAGTGCGATCGAATCGTGCCCCCTTTGATTTCACCTACCTAGTCGGCACAAAAAACGGCGACAGTGAATTTACCCTCGACCAAATTCGCGAACTAATTTCTCAAAATATATTTCTGGATTTAACCTCCGACTTCGCCCCCCATAAGCGCTCAATTCGAGATAATATCAAAGGCGCTTGGGCGCAAGCAGACCCCGGAGGACGAGGGTATCCCAAAAACTTCATGAGTTTTGGACTTTCCACCATTGAAATTCCCATTGCCCAAATTAGAACCTCCTTATCCAATCGCCTTGCTGCCGACTTTGTAAGCTGGTGGTTAAACGAAAGTGTTCTTTTACCCCCGCAAACTTTTGAGTTAGTCCAAAATGACATTCTCAAACGGATGCGCCTCACTGATATGGAGTTACTCACGGATTTAGGCGCAGCGGGAGATAAATCTTATGTCGCCGAAATCTCCAGTTTTGTCAATAGTATCCGCAGTGAAATTACCCGAGAGAATCTCCTCCAATGTACTCAACAAGGAGTGATGGGAGTTGCTGGAACTGAAAAGGGCAAAATCCTCCAATTTGGAGAGTTCTTACAGGAAAAAGTGGAGGAATACCGGGCCAATCATCTGCGAGAACTGAGTCCCGATGAACGGTTGCATGGGGATTTCTTGCAGAAAATGTACGATAACCGCAATCGCATCATCCAACAGGGACGCCAAGCCTTATAA